The following proteins come from a genomic window of Streptomyces liliiviolaceus:
- a CDS encoding DUF2752 domain-containing protein, which yields MAETAPVRAHLLRRPAAAPLAVLVAGVVGAGYLYGTDPHEPGHVLPACPFRFVTGLLCPACGGTRMTYDLMHGQFGAAWLDNRALLLASPFALALLARWMVEGLRGRRWRPELSPRVQVLILSLAVTWTVVRNIRN from the coding sequence GTGGCTGAGACGGCCCCCGTGCGCGCGCACCTGCTGCGGCGCCCGGCGGCGGCACCCCTCGCGGTGCTCGTCGCCGGGGTCGTCGGCGCGGGCTATCTGTACGGCACCGACCCGCACGAGCCCGGGCACGTCCTGCCCGCCTGCCCGTTCCGGTTCGTCACCGGGCTGCTCTGCCCGGCCTGCGGCGGCACGCGGATGACGTACGACCTGATGCACGGTCAGTTCGGCGCGGCCTGGCTCGACAACCGGGCGCTGCTGCTCGCCTCGCCCTTCGCCCTCGCGCTGTTGGCCCGCTGGATGGTGGAAGGGCTGCGCGGGCGGCGCTGGCGGCCCGAACTCAGCCCCCGCGTACAGGTGTTGATCCTGTCACTGGCCGTGACATGGACCGTGGTTCGCAATATTCGGAACTGA
- a CDS encoding TM2 domain-containing protein, translating into MSEQPSQPQQPPNQPPGYGYPNSGETPPGYGYPNPGSVPPSDANPYAAGQPGSGQHQQPSQPGGQPGQPYGYPQGGYQQPGGYPPPGAYPPGAYPPGTYTGDPNAPYGYDPYGRPYSDKSKIIAGVLQLVLGSLGVGRFYIGSVGIGLAQLFTCGGLGIWALIDGIMLLTGHNATDAQGRPLRG; encoded by the coding sequence GTGAGCGAGCAGCCGTCTCAGCCGCAGCAGCCCCCGAACCAGCCGCCCGGCTACGGCTATCCGAACTCCGGGGAGACGCCTCCCGGTTACGGTTATCCGAACCCGGGCTCCGTCCCGCCCAGCGACGCCAACCCGTACGCGGCCGGGCAGCCGGGCTCCGGTCAGCACCAGCAGCCGAGTCAGCCGGGCGGTCAGCCGGGGCAGCCGTACGGGTATCCGCAGGGCGGGTACCAGCAGCCCGGCGGTTATCCCCCGCCCGGTGCGTACCCTCCCGGCGCCTACCCGCCCGGTACCTACACCGGTGACCCCAACGCCCCGTACGGCTACGACCCCTACGGGCGTCCCTACTCGGACAAGTCGAAGATCATCGCCGGTGTTCTCCAGCTCGTGCTCGGCAGCCTCGGTGTCGGGCGCTTCTACATCGGCAGCGTCGGCATCGGGCTCGCCCAGCTCTTCACCTGCGGTGGGCTCGGGATCTGGGCCCTCATCGACGGGATCATGCTGCTGACCGGGCACAACGCCACGGACGCGCAGGGCCGCCCCCTGCGTGGCTGA